In a single window of the Candidatus Neomarinimicrobiota bacterium genome:
- a CDS encoding 2-C-methyl-D-erythritol 2,4-cyclodiphosphate synthase has translation MFRTGLGVDVHAFSAGSGLTLGGVAIPFGKAIAAHSDGDVVIHAVVDALLGAAALGDIGSHFPSSDPQWQGVSSRVILARCRELLAAAGASINSVDCSVILQEPQLAPFIAGMRRNLADDLGLDTVQVSIKATTTDQLGFAGRGDGIAALAVATLTTPDVATPPQ, from the coding sequence ATGTTTAGGACCGGCCTGGGTGTGGATGTCCACGCTTTCAGCGCGGGGAGCGGCCTGACCCTCGGGGGTGTCGCCATTCCCTTTGGCAAGGCTATCGCCGCGCACAGCGATGGGGACGTGGTGATCCACGCCGTGGTGGATGCCCTGCTGGGGGCCGCCGCGCTGGGCGATATTGGCAGCCATTTCCCATCGAGCGACCCGCAGTGGCAGGGGGTCAGCAGTCGGGTGATCCTTGCGCGCTGCCGGGAGTTGCTGGCCGCTGCCGGTGCCAGCATTAACAGTGTGGACTGCAGCGTCATCCTTCAGGAGCCGCAGCTAGCCCCCTTCATCGCCGGGATGCGGCGCAACCTCGCCGACGATCTGGGCCTCGACACGGTGCAGGTGAGCATCAAGGCCACGACCACCGACCAGCTGGGCTTCGCCGGTCGGGGCGACGGGATTGCCGCCCTGGCCGTGGCAACGCTCACGACACCAGACGTCGCGACCCCGCCACAATGA
- the ispD gene encoding 2-C-methyl-D-erythritol 4-phosphate cytidylyltransferase: protein MGAIIPAGGQSKRFPDQDGLRKQFRKLRGKPLLVHTLERIWSVPQVGAVAVAVPEDDLAYAQDLLQPLSPAGVKLMVVAGGATRQASVAAGLAALPEAVEVVVVHDAVRPLFDPQWITATIALCEEFAGAIVAVPSTDTLKEVRAGANAESPSSGAIIRTVPRGAIWRAQTPQSFRAGILRHALRQAQETGATGTDEAALVEALGGTVAVVEGSPGNIKITTADDWDYLTWRLGHVVETQPDV, encoded by the coding sequence GTGGGAGCTATCATTCCCGCCGGGGGCCAGAGCAAACGATTTCCCGACCAAGATGGTCTGCGCAAGCAGTTTCGTAAGCTGCGTGGCAAGCCGCTGCTGGTGCATACGCTGGAACGGATATGGTCGGTGCCGCAGGTGGGCGCGGTGGCGGTGGCGGTCCCTGAGGATGACTTGGCTTACGCCCAGGACCTGTTGCAGCCGCTGAGCCCTGCCGGCGTGAAACTGATGGTGGTGGCGGGGGGCGCCACCCGCCAGGCATCGGTTGCAGCGGGACTGGCCGCCCTGCCCGAGGCCGTGGAAGTGGTGGTGGTCCACGATGCGGTACGGCCCCTGTTTGACCCGCAATGGATTACCGCCACCATTGCCCTGTGCGAAGAGTTTGCGGGCGCCATTGTGGCGGTCCCTTCCACGGATACGCTGAAGGAAGTACGGGCGGGCGCCAACGCGGAGTCCCCCTCGAGCGGCGCCATCATTCGGACGGTCCCCCGCGGGGCTATCTGGCGGGCCCAGACGCCTCAGTCCTTCAGGGCCGGCATCCTGCGGCATGCGCTGCGACAGGCCCAGGAGACGGGTGCAACCGGAACCGACGAGGCCGCCCTGGTGGAAGCGCTGGGCGGAACCGTGGCCGTAGTGGAGGGTTCGCCCGGCAATATCAAGATTACCACGGCCGACGACTGGGACTACCTGACGTGGCGGCTGGGCCACGTGGTGGAGACGCAACCGGATGTTTAG
- the queA gene encoding tRNA preQ1(34) S-adenosylmethionine ribosyltransferase-isomerase QueA, with product MEFDIVEKTPRLADFDFELPQRLVAQYPCAERDHCRLMVLDRAKQTSQSHQFFQLADFLDEGDVLVLNDTQVFPARLFATKDRSTSKVEVFLLRELEDRLWEVLVKPARKVRVGNRLIFQQDLMGDVIDNTISGGRVVRFHEHNTSFYDFLEQHGQSPLPPYIHRDPEPGDKAAYQTVYARSRGAVAAPTAGLHFTPSQLDELPNKGVSIAYLTLHIGLGTFRPVRVEDITRHHLDSEYYCIDDQAAEVINQARAGGHRVVAVGTSTARALETAAAGPAITSRQGWTDKFIYPPYTFLAVNGLLTNFHQPKSTLIMLVSAFAGKPFLFDSYHQAIREAYQFYSYGDAMLIL from the coding sequence CCAATACCCCTGCGCAGAACGCGACCACTGCCGCCTTATGGTCCTTGACCGGGCCAAGCAGACCTCCCAGAGCCACCAGTTTTTCCAACTGGCGGACTTCCTGGATGAGGGCGACGTGCTGGTCTTGAATGACACCCAGGTGTTCCCCGCCCGTCTGTTCGCCACGAAGGATCGGAGTACCTCGAAAGTGGAGGTCTTCCTGCTCAGGGAGCTGGAGGACCGGTTGTGGGAAGTGCTGGTGAAGCCGGCCCGGAAAGTGCGGGTGGGCAACCGGCTGATATTTCAGCAGGACCTGATGGGCGATGTCATCGACAACACGATCTCCGGTGGCCGCGTGGTGCGTTTTCATGAGCACAATACGTCCTTTTATGATTTTCTGGAGCAACATGGCCAGTCGCCCCTGCCGCCCTATATCCACCGGGATCCGGAGCCCGGGGACAAGGCTGCCTATCAGACGGTCTATGCCCGCAGCCGGGGGGCGGTGGCGGCCCCCACGGCCGGCCTGCACTTTACGCCTTCACAACTGGACGAGCTGCCCAACAAGGGGGTGAGCATCGCTTACCTCACCCTGCATATCGGGCTGGGGACCTTCCGACCCGTGCGGGTGGAGGACATCACCCGCCACCACCTGGACTCGGAGTACTATTGCATTGACGACCAGGCCGCTGAGGTGATAAATCAGGCCCGGGCCGGCGGCCACCGGGTCGTGGCGGTAGGCACTTCCACTGCGCGGGCATTGGAAACCGCAGCGGCGGGTCCGGCCATCACCAGCAGACAGGGCTGGACCGACAAGTTCATCTACCCGCCCTACACCTTCCTGGCTGTCAACGGACTGCTGACCAACTTCCACCAGCCCAAGTCGACCCTGATCATGCTGGTCTCCGCCTTTGCCGGCAAGCCGTTTCTGTTTGACAGCTATCATCAGGCGATCCGCGAGGCGTATCAGTTTTACAGCTACGGCGACGCCATGCTCATTCTGTAG